The Vibrio astriarenae genome contains a region encoding:
- a CDS encoding penicillin-binding transpeptidase domain-containing protein, with protein sequence MTAKSRVKQKDSEPDNTAAEAPLIRWRFYLVLGAVFIIFAALVGRIGYIQIIEPDNLIRQGDMRSVRAQTLHSARGIISDRNGEPLAVSVPVEAVWADPYTIFKEGGLTDIERWYALADVLGIDRERMLERISSNPNRRFVYLQRQVSPAMATYIRELKLAGVGLKAESRRYYPSGEVSAHLIGVTGIDGHGLEGVERSYDKWLSGEAGKRIIRKDRYGRVVENIALEEREEGKPLDLTIDQRLQAIAYRAIKQSVADHRATSGSAVLLDVKTGAVLAMVNAPSYNPNNRNDLQSFKMRNRVITDAFEPGSTIKPFVVLAALQNGTVDYDTVIDTGNGIMPLGGSRVRDTSKVGKADLTTVLKKSSNIAVAKMALDMPLEDLLDMYSDVGFGQTSGLNLIGESTGIFPNRRRWSQFEIATLAFGYGLSITPLQLAHAYATLGNYGEYQPVHIIENNQQDLSRQVIDPEHAKNVLAMLETVTQSGGTATRAAVPGYRVAAKTGTSRKAAAGGYSDEYFAYTAGVAPASDPRLALVVVVNEPQGDNYYGGSVAGPVFADIMKGALQILNVTPDENRFKNE encoded by the coding sequence ATGACCGCAAAGTCCCGCGTAAAACAGAAAGATTCTGAACCAGATAACACAGCAGCAGAAGCGCCACTCATACGTTGGCGCTTCTATCTTGTGCTTGGCGCCGTATTTATTATTTTTGCCGCTTTGGTTGGCCGGATTGGCTATATTCAGATCATTGAGCCAGACAACTTGATTCGCCAAGGGGATATGCGCTCAGTGCGTGCCCAAACTCTCCATTCAGCACGAGGCATCATCTCCGACCGCAATGGTGAGCCACTGGCAGTGAGTGTACCCGTTGAGGCTGTATGGGCGGATCCTTACACTATTTTCAAAGAAGGCGGCCTAACGGATATTGAACGTTGGTATGCCTTGGCTGACGTGCTTGGTATCGACCGAGAACGAATGCTTGAGCGTATCTCATCGAACCCTAATCGCCGCTTTGTTTACCTTCAACGCCAAGTAAGCCCTGCAATGGCAACTTATATACGAGAGCTCAAGTTGGCCGGGGTTGGGCTGAAAGCGGAGTCTCGACGTTATTACCCGTCAGGGGAGGTGAGTGCACATCTTATTGGTGTAACGGGCATTGATGGCCATGGCTTAGAAGGCGTTGAGCGCAGTTACGATAAATGGTTATCTGGTGAAGCAGGCAAACGTATTATCCGTAAAGATCGCTATGGCCGAGTCGTTGAGAATATTGCCCTTGAAGAGCGTGAAGAAGGTAAGCCTCTCGATCTTACGATTGATCAACGCTTGCAGGCGATCGCTTATCGAGCGATCAAACAGTCAGTGGCTGATCATCGAGCAACCTCCGGATCTGCGGTGTTATTAGATGTGAAAACCGGTGCGGTGCTTGCGATGGTGAATGCCCCCTCCTATAACCCGAATAACCGTAACGATCTCCAAAGTTTTAAAATGCGTAATCGTGTGATTACCGACGCGTTTGAGCCGGGGTCAACCATTAAACCGTTCGTCGTCTTAGCGGCTTTGCAAAACGGCACCGTTGATTACGATACGGTGATTGATACCGGCAATGGCATCATGCCACTGGGTGGCAGCCGAGTGCGAGACACTTCTAAGGTTGGTAAGGCCGATCTCACCACCGTGTTGAAAAAGTCGAGTAACATTGCGGTGGCCAAGATGGCGTTAGATATGCCGTTAGAAGACTTACTGGATATGTACAGTGACGTTGGATTTGGCCAAACCTCAGGTCTTAACTTGATTGGTGAGAGCACGGGTATTTTTCCCAACCGTCGTCGTTGGTCACAGTTTGAAATCGCGACACTTGCCTTTGGTTACGGCCTTTCCATTACGCCACTTCAGTTAGCCCACGCATATGCGACGTTGGGCAACTATGGTGAGTACCAGCCTGTTCATATTATCGAGAACAATCAACAAGACCTATCACGTCAAGTGATTGATCCTGAGCATGCAAAGAATGTCCTAGCGATGCTGGAAACGGTAACGCAATCAGGAGGTACCGCCACAAGAGCGGCGGTACCTGGCTATCGTGTTGCTGCAAAAACGGGTACCTCTCGAAAAGCGGCAGCAGGTGGTTATAGTGACGAATATTTTGCTTATACCGCAGGGGTAGCACCAGCCAGCGATCCTCGCTTGGCACTAGTGGTGGTTGTCAATGAGCCACAAGGTGATAACTATTATGGTGGTTCAGTGGCAGGCCCTGTCTTTGCTGACATAATGAAAGGGGCGTTACAAATCTTGAACGTAACGCCTGATGAAAATCGTTTTAAGAACGAGTAA
- the murE gene encoding UDP-N-acetylmuramoyl-L-alanyl-D-glutamate--2,6-diaminopimelate ligase has translation MQTQSVDLASLVAPWLDLSSSPYADKAVGELHLDSRQIKANDTFVAIPGHQVDGRSFIPKAIELGAAIVLSQASDAHPHGEIEVVEHCVIVHIAELNQHLSQLAGRKYTHQNNRLIGITGTNGKTTISQLIAQWLILAERKAAVMGTTGNGFLDDLKPAANTTGSAIEIQRTLAELDQQGAQYTALEVSSHGLIQGRVAALEFQVGVFTNLSRDHLDYHGTMQEYAGAKQRLFTTHRCHAAVINADDDVGKQWVREVDGAIAVSLGQHRDNNGVFATRVDYATSGITIEFDGFAGSGRLHVPLIGEFNASNVLLAFSTLLKLGVTKQVLLDTAAQLKPVLGRMELFSQPRKAKIVVDYAHTPDALEKALAALRVHCEGKLWVVVGCGGDRDKGKRPMMAASAEKLADHAIFADDNPRSENPAAIVSDMLAGVTNPEVITVEHDRFAAAQYAIEQASDKDIILLAGKGHEDYQVFANGNTHYSDRETAATLLGVTL, from the coding sequence TTGCAAACTCAATCTGTAGATTTGGCGTCGTTAGTTGCGCCATGGTTAGATTTATCAAGCTCACCTTATGCTGATAAAGCCGTAGGGGAGTTACACCTAGACAGTCGTCAGATTAAAGCCAATGATACGTTCGTGGCGATACCAGGGCATCAGGTTGATGGCCGCAGCTTTATCCCAAAAGCAATTGAGCTAGGGGCAGCCATCGTTTTATCTCAGGCCAGCGATGCCCATCCCCACGGTGAAATTGAGGTAGTGGAACATTGTGTGATCGTGCATATCGCCGAGCTCAATCAGCATTTATCACAGTTAGCGGGTCGAAAGTACACGCATCAAAATAATCGGTTGATTGGCATTACGGGGACCAACGGTAAAACCACAATCAGTCAGTTGATTGCTCAATGGCTCATCCTCGCAGAGCGTAAAGCAGCGGTCATGGGAACAACAGGCAATGGTTTTCTGGATGACCTTAAACCAGCCGCAAACACGACAGGCAGCGCAATTGAAATTCAAAGAACGCTCGCTGAACTTGATCAGCAAGGCGCGCAATATACTGCGTTAGAAGTGTCTTCTCATGGTCTTATCCAGGGGCGTGTTGCGGCGCTCGAGTTTCAGGTTGGTGTCTTTACCAACCTTAGCCGTGACCACCTCGACTATCACGGAACAATGCAAGAGTATGCGGGTGCCAAACAGAGACTCTTTACGACTCATCGTTGTCATGCGGCAGTCATTAATGCCGATGATGATGTTGGTAAGCAGTGGGTTCGAGAGGTTGATGGCGCGATTGCCGTCTCTCTTGGTCAACACCGAGATAACAATGGTGTGTTTGCAACCCGAGTTGACTACGCGACCAGTGGAATCACGATTGAATTTGATGGCTTTGCAGGCTCAGGTAGACTTCATGTACCACTGATTGGTGAGTTTAATGCGAGCAATGTGCTGTTGGCATTTTCCACGCTGTTAAAACTCGGTGTGACCAAGCAAGTTCTGCTTGATACCGCAGCTCAGCTTAAGCCAGTTCTAGGTCGAATGGAGCTATTCAGTCAGCCACGCAAAGCTAAAATTGTGGTGGATTATGCACACACGCCAGATGCGCTGGAAAAGGCACTAGCCGCGCTTCGTGTTCACTGTGAAGGCAAACTTTGGGTCGTTGTCGGCTGTGGCGGTGACAGAGATAAGGGTAAGCGCCCTATGATGGCAGCCTCGGCTGAAAAGCTGGCTGATCATGCCATTTTCGCTGACGATAATCCGCGCAGCGAAAACCCTGCGGCAATTGTCAGCGACATGCTAGCGGGGGTGACCAACCCAGAAGTCATTACCGTTGAGCACGATAGATTTGCCGCAGCGCAGTACGCGATAGAGCAAGCGAGCGATAAGGATATTATCTTATTGGCCGGCAAGGGTCATGAGGACTATCAAGTATTTGCTAATGGCAATACCCATTACTCAGACCGCGAGACGGCAGCAACACTGTTGGGGGTTACGCTATGA
- a CDS encoding UDP-N-acetylmuramoyl-tripeptide--D-alanyl-D-alanine ligase, with product MIEVTLEQIAQITGGELHGNNTTVNSVSTDSRHVESQGLFIALVGERFDAHEFIDEALAKKTGAVLVAHPIEQQVAQVVVKDTKLAMGQLAAWVHQQCDTKTLAITGSCGKTTVKEMCAAILEQKGSVLFTAGNFNNDIGVPLTLFRTTPEHDYSVIELGANHVGEIAYTTQLVKPSVAIVNNVAAAHLEGFGSIDGVKRAKGEIYQGLTADKVAIVNLDSQGEALWGDVLSDKHVLTFSANNEQADYYASNVTVNEDGYPSFLLHSPAGEQRVTLNLIGQHNVANALAAAALTAQFGATLKEIAHGLSHLAPVKGRVETVELNANVRLIDDSYNASVPAVKAAIELLGQFTGKRWLILGNMAELGQQSLELHRQLGEHAAPFNFDYILTYGEDARVISEECQGIHFDDHDTMIEYIRTELANSLTASQQKHTLLVKGANSAGMFKVAKALKERVL from the coding sequence ATGATTGAAGTCACACTGGAACAGATTGCTCAGATCACTGGGGGAGAACTGCATGGTAACAACACCACAGTCAACTCAGTGTCCACCGATTCTCGTCATGTTGAAAGTCAAGGTCTGTTTATCGCTTTGGTTGGCGAACGGTTTGATGCGCATGAATTTATTGATGAGGCGCTGGCGAAAAAGACTGGCGCGGTTCTAGTTGCACATCCTATCGAGCAACAGGTTGCTCAGGTTGTTGTAAAAGACACCAAGTTAGCCATGGGGCAATTGGCTGCTTGGGTGCATCAACAGTGCGATACCAAAACTTTGGCCATCACAGGTAGCTGCGGTAAAACGACAGTGAAAGAGATGTGCGCAGCGATTCTTGAGCAGAAAGGCTCAGTGCTATTTACCGCTGGTAATTTCAATAATGATATTGGTGTGCCTCTGACACTGTTTAGAACGACTCCAGAGCATGACTACTCAGTGATTGAGCTGGGGGCAAATCATGTGGGTGAAATTGCTTATACCACTCAACTGGTGAAGCCAAGTGTTGCGATAGTGAACAATGTCGCAGCTGCACACTTGGAAGGGTTTGGCTCCATTGATGGCGTCAAGAGAGCCAAAGGTGAGATTTACCAAGGCCTGACAGCAGACAAAGTCGCTATAGTCAACTTAGACAGTCAAGGTGAGGCGCTGTGGGGTGACGTTCTGAGTGATAAGCACGTGCTGACGTTTTCTGCGAACAATGAGCAAGCGGATTATTACGCAAGCAATGTCACCGTTAATGAAGATGGGTACCCAAGCTTCCTACTTCATTCACCTGCCGGCGAGCAAAGGGTCACATTAAACCTGATTGGTCAGCACAATGTCGCTAACGCCCTAGCGGCAGCGGCCTTGACGGCTCAATTTGGTGCTACATTGAAAGAGATTGCACATGGCTTAAGTCATCTTGCACCGGTGAAAGGGCGTGTAGAGACTGTTGAGCTAAACGCGAACGTGCGTTTGATAGATGATAGTTATAACGCGAGTGTTCCCGCGGTAAAAGCTGCGATAGAGCTACTGGGTCAGTTTACGGGTAAACGTTGGTTAATTTTGGGCAATATGGCGGAATTGGGTCAACAAAGTCTTGAACTTCACCGTCAACTTGGCGAACATGCTGCCCCATTCAATTTTGATTATATTTTGACGTATGGTGAAGATGCTCGCGTGATCAGCGAAGAGTGCCAAGGCATTCACTTTGACGATCACGATACGATGATCGAGTACATTCGCACCGAGTTAGCGAACTCACTCACTGCGTCACAACAAAAGCACACCTTGCTTGTTAAAGGAGCCAATAGTGCTGGCATGTTTAAGGTGGCAAAAGCTCTTAAGGAGAGAGTTTTATGA